In a genomic window of Saccharomyces paradoxus chromosome X, complete sequence:
- the PEX2 gene encoding ubiquitin-protein ligase peroxin 2 (RING-finger peroxin and E3 ubiquitin ligase~similar to YJL210W), with protein MSRVAQLDSIALDKELYGQFWSEFNAAFDTNERKEEWELIVNSIVFMCATRFLPQFGSSCTYGSALSGVAFQCRKRTLYVVTVLAGYLWKKITHAVFNGSHGGNQMVWLKLYKWLNLLYHGCDVTNFLRFLTADGAHARAFLSPLYRVFNVHSTRLVRDGSASVSDFYSNSVFAGLEYQNRQLLWNALLELFSKTLLTKRGLLTFAKKQPRSRSGTFPKTVCPHCGGFPTNPYQIACCHANYCYVCVVKALEWSVCDACGTSGRLTALPVY; from the coding sequence ATGTCTCGAGTTGCACAGCTCGACTCGATAGCGCTTGATAAGGAACTGTATGGACAGTTCTGGTCCGAGTTTAATGCTGCTTTCGATACGAATGAACGCAAGGAAGAATGGGAGTTGATAGTGAACTCCATTGTGTTTATGTGCGCGACAAGGTTCCTTCCGCAGTTTGGCTCTAGCTGCACGTACGGATCCGCGCTCAGTGGTGTGGCTTTCCAGTGCAGGAAACGCACCTTGTATGTTGTCACCGTATTGGCTGGGTACTTGTGGAAGAAGATCACACATGCTGTTTTTAATGGTTCTCACGGTGGGAACCAGATGGTGTGGCTGAAGCTATACAAATGGCTTAACTTGTTATATCATGGCTGCGATGTGACCAACTTCCTGAGATTTCTAACGGCGGATGGTGCCCATGCGAGGGCGTTTTTATCGCCATTATACCGGGTGTTTAATGTCCATTCCACGAGGTTGGTTCGAGATGGCTCTGCGTCTGTCTCtgatttttattcaaactCTGTATTCGCTGGGTTGGAATACCAGAACAGACAATTGCTGTGGAATGCGCTGTTAGAActcttttccaaaacacTGCTTACGAAAAGGGGGCTCTTGACCTTTGCCAAAAAGCAACCGAGGTCTCGTTCTGGCACTTTCCCCAAGACAGTCTGTCCCCATTGTGGCGGTTTCCCGACCAACCCATACCAGATTGCTTGTTGTCACGCAAACTACTGTTATGTGTGTGTTGTAAAGGCTTTGGAATGGTCTGTGTGTGATGCCTGTGGGACCTCTGGACGACTGACTGCCTTACCAGTGTACTAA
- the CBP1 gene encoding Cbp1p (Mitochondrial protein, regulator of COB mRNA stability and translation~similar to YJL209W): protein MFLPRLVRYRTERFIKMVPTRTLRRISHNSGESIQKQVLTLISADASLNDDDKLKIRKYWSDMADYKSLRKQKNSLLENSILHEIKIEDFIKFINRTKTSSMTTRGLYRRECLYQCKANLDLVNQVVSQVSSARQQRPLTTQLDTMRWCVDDAFSTGDIVMAADLFLLYYRLFTDDKKLDDQYAKKIISALAYPNPLHDHVHLVKYLQLNSLFERIFGNGIKLTRYQLETLSNKALGLSNEAPQLCKAILNKLMNVNYSSNNELKLRDDQVLLAYKSIDENYRRGNVASVYFTWNRIKEYYVSISAHDSRIIYKVFKICTHNRAYRSICSEMFWQLTPEYYCNNPLILPAIIDFITKRDSLTMAKELMQNINRYTLPENHHIVWLNKRCLSSLLRMHLKFNDSNGVDKVLKQITTNFRALSQENYQAIIIHLFKTQNLDHIAKAVKLLDTIPPKQAMLAYGSIINELVDWKLASKVKFTDNLMALINDLLMKAHDFDPDHRNSLWNVISSLYIKKLCHYKKQDGKFVTNAKENIDLAKLLYMDASKRGKINWSKSNSNPFIVSSPTDVKLKINNQNRFTILRNIALSALQIGRIDVFLWACAELYQNGMTIEELNLDWNFILKHQIRNSEFKTNKEIIQDIKKHGVSAIKRYLR from the coding sequence ATGTTTTTACCTCGTCTCGTTCGGTATAGGACCGAAAGGTTTATAAAAATGGTACCTACCAGGACCTTACGACGAATTAGCCATAACAGCGGGGAATCGATTCAAAAACAGGTCTTGACTCTTATCAGTGCAGATGCGAGTTtaaatgatgatgacaagTTGAAAATACGAAAATATTGGTCTGACATGGCGGACTATAAAAGTCTTCggaaacagaaaaatagCTTACTGGAAAACTCTATATTGCACGAGATCAAGATCGAAGactttatcaaatttatcaatCGCACCAAAACCTCATCTATGACTACAAGAGGGCTTTATAGAAGAGAATGTCTGTATCAATGCAAGGCAAACTTGGACCTAGTCAATCAAGTAGTCTCCCAAGTCTCATCAGCAAGACAACAAAGGCCCCTAACTACGCAATTGGACACTATGCGCTGGTGCGTTGATGATGCCTTTAGTACTGGGGACATAGTCATGGCTGCAGACCTTTTCCTGTTGTACTACAGATTATTCACAGACGATAAAAAGCTAGACGACCAATATgcgaagaaaataatatcagCATTAGCGTACCCGAACCCATTGCATGATCATGTCCATCTAgtaaaatatttacaattGAACTCTTTATTTGAAAGGATATTCGGAAACGGTATAAAATTGACCCGGTATCAATTAGAAACTCTATCCAATAAGGCTCTCGGCTTGAGTAATGAAGCTCCGCAATTATGCAAGGCTATACTGAACAAGCTGATGAATGTAAATTATTCTTCGAATAATGAGTTGAAGCTTCGAGATGATCAAGTACTACTTGCGTACAAATccattgatgaaaattATAGAAGAGGAAATGTTGCAAGTGTGTATTTTACTTGGAACAGAATCAAAGAGTACTATGTTTCCATTTCTGCACATGACTCCAGAATTATTTATAAAGTCTTCAAGATTTGTACGCATAATAGAGCCTATAGGTCTATATGTAGCGAGATGTTTTGGCAATTAACTCCGGAATATTATTGCAATAACCCTTTGATACTACCAGCAATCATTGATTTCATTACAAAGCGGGATTCTTTAACAATGGCCAAGGAACTCATGCAAAATATTAACAGGTACACTTTACCCGAGAATCATCATATTGTTTGGCTGAACAAAAGATGTCTTTCTTCATTGCTGAGGATGCATTTGAAGTTTAATGACTCTAACGGTGTAGATAAGgttttgaaacaaataaCAACAAATTTCAGGGCGCTTTCGCAGGAAAATTATCAAGCGATAATTATTCACCTTTTCAAAACACAAAACCTTGATCATATCGCTAAGGCGGTCAAATTACTCGATACTATACCACCCAAACAAGCGATGTTGGCCTATGGTTCAATTATCAACGAGTTGGTTGATTGGAAGTTGGCTTCAAAGGTGAAATTCACCGATAATTTGATGGCTCTTATAAACGATTTACTGATGAAAGCACATGACTTTGACCCTGACCATAGAAACTCTCTTTGGAACGTCATTTCCTCTTTGTACATTAAGAAACTTTGTCATTATAAGAAACAGGATGGTAAATTTGTTACCAATGCAAAGGAGAATATCGACTTGGCAAAACTACTATACATGGATGCTTCAAAAAGGGGCAAGATAAACTGgtcaaaatcaaacagTAATCCATTCATCGTATCCTCCCCAACTGATGtcaaattaaaaataaataatcaaAATAGGTTTACTATTTTAAGGAATATTGCATTAAGCGCCTTACAGATAGGAAGGATAGACGTTTTTCTTTGGGCGTGTGCGGAATTGTACCAGAATGGTATGACAATTGAGGAACTAAATTTGGACTggaatttcattttaaAACATCAAATTAGAAATTCAGAATTCAAGACAAACAAGGAGATCATACAAGATATTAAAAAGCATGGCGTTTCGGCTATTAAACGTTATTTAAGGTGA
- the NUC1 gene encoding ribonuclease (Major mitochondrial nuclease~similar to YJL208C), with translation MSSRILLSGLVGLGAGTGLTYLLLNRRSPAQVIESPYPITQKPNGKIQPPSFNVDPSGFFKYGFPGPIHDLQNREEFISCYNRQTQNPYWVLEHITPESLAARNADRKNSFFKEDEVIPEKFRGKLRDYFRSGYDRGHQAPAADAKFSQQAMNDTFYLSNMCPQVGEGFNRDYWAHLEYFCRGLTKTYKSVRIVTGPLYLPKKDPIDNKFRVNYEVIGNPPSIAVPTHFFKLIVAEAPATNPSREDIAVAAFVVPNEPISNETKLTDFEVPIDALERSTGLELLQKVPPSKKKALCKEVNCQIVVRDFSNAAIKQSKDVKLLPPPKKKN, from the coding sequence ATGAGCAGCAGGATACTGTTGTCCGGTTTGGTAGGATTGGGTGCTGGTACTGGTTTAACCTATCTCCTTTTGAACAGACGGTCTCCAGCGCAAGTTATCGAATCACCTTATCCAATTACTCAAAAACCTAATGGCAAAATCCAACCTCCTTCTTTCAACGTCGACCCTTCtggatttttcaagtaTGGTTTTCCTGGCCCGATTCATGATCTGCAGAACCGCGAAGAATTTATTTCATGTTACAATAGACAAACTCAAAATCCTTATTGGGTCTTAGAACATATAACACCAGAATCATTGGCCGCAAGAAATGCTGATAGGaagaattcttttttcaaggaaGATGAAGTAATTCCAGAAAAGTTTAGAGGTAAACTAAGGGATTATTTTAGGTCAGGCTATGATCGAGGCCATCAAGCCCCGGCTGCTGATGCAAAATTCTCTCAACAGGCTATGAATGATACATTCTACTTATCCAATATGTGTCCTCAAGTGGGAGAAGGCTTCAATAGAGACTATTGGGCGCATTTAGAGTACTTTTGTAGAGGATTGACTAAGACATATAAAAGTGTGAGAATTGTAACTGGTCCATTGTATCTACCTAAAAAAGATCCCattgataataaatttaGAGTTAATTATGAAGTAATTGGTAATCCACCCAGTATTGCTGTTCCAAcacattttttcaaattgattGTTGCCGAAGCACCAGCAACCAATCCTTCTAGAGAGGATATTGCTGTTGCAGCATTTGTGGTGCCAAACGAACCAATATCAAATGAGACGAAGTTGACTGATTTCGAAGTTCCTATAGATGCTTTAGAAAGAAGTACTGGACTGGAACTTTTGCAAAAAGTACCAccatcaaagaagaaggcaTTATGCAAAGAGGTAAACTGTCAAATTGTAGTGAGAGATTTCTCTAATGCAGCGATCAAGCAATCAAAAGATGTGAAATTGTTACCTCctccaaaaaagaaaaattga
- the LAA1 gene encoding AP-1 complex accessory protein LAA1 (AP-1 accessory protein~similar to YJL207C) yields the protein MANRSLKKVIEGSSNNGHDLLTWITTNLEKLISLKDVSDTELREVKEIHAQLDEFVRYTAVLENADDLELHSVFISLSQLYTISIWRLKNEYPGVVFDSAAFLTNVLCEEDVSIDDEDTDPNQKKKKKKSSTRKKKYIYSPAKDIACTVLIQLFENFGNSISSLIPLLFSAIFKNLKKIMEKSKYYHATFMTTLLQLFNAILRNSNNGDKILDPATYAKFSKLSKTVFDSISADEKDFSVTFVAVLVECWTAHFKQTTFIREHSHDIIETIYSKFTEGEIGVYGFANDETRIFTAKSLAEVLFDYYFSKNILTLQEVWSIYVRIFLNCDTRDVESGCFESIIHLINLNLLADNTFLSNSKYLDIVLSLSKVFSSYEVNNRSMNTLSRYLRHFQHMHEVMLPHLSDTAKTQMLYYILGCSDTYQNSSKNGSTSSLKYGIDAKPETQWLTLLQLDLTYILINDLSSTFATEENTVKEIRDKLVDLATCEIFTIRVHTVEILKVFLNNCPEYLSETIENSLRALSTDFKSTGKFVFHRNHGHAFIIANLIKDAESDYISYELIMRITVFSTSFIKNNTTSTSSNLYFKGLLCWILLIGLMNYKDEQYLKLQIPQLFLFWKVLLTHTYTYHDEDELYKNLEIRNHALTCLLTYLSNTTIDKDMAKQVSYLLTKCSNFNHSIDLKSKNIDNALLHNENRILQVYLKLEKYINSDFNSSLLILIVKNFSDPNLYTESSTSVLNSIKDIRNRKTSNKDDTENNVVLESSINTLLRQNNGFAFGLSSKITGDRIVNLSMSTTYKYDEPISGSWPSKDYNWYNIFEMEVSKPISPILSLDSLILLYGSGSYSQIDRYAPQVTTSLIDSSMELFSSVFPFLNSKIQYSVMETLNLSMFSKMTTPLRSVAIAANVCSALHSALRIMQEKNLELDYSVGQLIIESIKKIQFFNDIFLTKIKADCVGLLTAAIARTFGDEERQRFLTEQSRIFIKNVADMDEPYLRMFHVLSLATIFKYNSQYANFETSFDVIFALMKDPHPVVHSWSLKAMHVLLEKHLVIDLKTAALLLSSMEELLVQDKYGVYGRSTLRCNYNRDFNSHVAIGEISRTLTETVGPNFLELNTKVLDSFRNITLSLLISNNILNSISSIKMFENIATFKMKNILNYDIFISSSKSVIKSSIVTGIGSSYFDTTFTGSNELIPRTSSLKSAFENFDLLTLLYKLQMEEIFMKEMENLSWRYLALFPDSRSVKDYFTEWILHTFKKDHHWFDKLYSIFNMSLGRLFQSYHRDVSALLELNGLKKPSEKEIKGEEEESIANVNQLANTDAADFGSENLQWKSRQIILNLILMLCLESEKYENLLLALSSKIADLIKISFRGSTVRNEGMKLTGLHILNFVLKNYSVMRDPQIPESSILEQQEAQITSALMPAFSKGSSPTVMSFAITVAAEVLASNIMPPDKLGRISQLLIDLLGNFKDSASGIRIGEAVIVTPKAKRKIELSVLDAWAEVVQRSITSSNEALISFTRKYWSILVPLWIISLREYMMIKYNDSDSTLQLKNQLKENGLIEPRSTKIELYEPVWLNFVEALGCTLDSDVQVILASLNDEELEYFLFILFSQCLEAIVKNIDDHSVKMQVLPALHNVLKSNLCIKSIFEDDVITEVVGIMDRLISTGDSKEEFLLVDIISDLIIGYSKCNTTPEAFLQDIDKLYELLRLLMMIISERLPFIKYNVLTSEEDNNDIKISPTDIRLLKKTFIAFESNISNFDNMFKLDLYSCLLFIIGKIYECSHREVIIPIVLPLFKALVKALTESEDEKNIVLLEIFYGSIKDIIYHKLDSNNKVATILILLSNGYSKLSSQELNHCANILSEALNNPATQPIALQGFKRIISGVFKYPLLQYFMKLVIKRFFQDIKTNDSLSLASIKSKLIIQFTEEVIKKDQSKASLSIALCLSFLAAYHGAYVDKVDDEVASGIMALAKLDKDSFRDAIASIISPQQKATIGSVMEAYVKAQSLGSVEEAFQLKSFD from the coding sequence ATGGCAAACCGATCCCTCAAGAAAGTGATAGAAGGGTCATCAAATAATGGTCATGATTTATTAACTTGGATAACCACCAATTTGGAAAAGCTtatatctttgaaagacGTTAGTGATACTGAATTACGGGAGGTTAAAGAAATACACGCTCAATTAGATGAGTTCGTGAGATACACTGCCGTACTGGAAAATGCAGATGATTTGGAACTGCATTCAGTGTTTATCAGCTTGTCTCAGCTCTACACGATTTCTATATGGCGTTTGAAGAACGAATACCCTGGCGTGGTTTTTGATTCTGCAGCATTTTTAACTAACGTATTGTGTGAAGAAGATGTCtcaattgatgatgaagatacCGACCCtaaccaaaagaaaaaaaagaagaagtcaagtacgagaaaaaaaaagtacatATATTCCCCAGCTAAAGACATTGCGTGCACCGTACTTATtcaattatttgaaaattttggaaatagcatttcttctttaattccATTGTTATTTAGTGCTATTTTCAAGaacctgaaaaaaatcatggaaaaaagtaaatattATCATGCTACCTTCATGACAACCCTTCTTCAGCTTTTCAATGCAATTCTGAGAAATTCTAATAATGGCGATAAAATCCTTGATCCTGCAACGTatgcaaaattttcaaaattatccAAAACTGTTTTCGACAGCATTTCTGCGGATGAGAAAGATTTCTCAGTTACCTTTGTGGCGGTGCTGGTAGAATGCTGGACAGCTCATTTCAAACAAACTACTTTTATCAGAGAACACTCCCATGATATTATAGAGACGATATATTCTAAGTTTACCGAAGGTGAGATAGGCGTTTATGGTTTTGCGAATGACGAGACTCGCATCTTCACTGCTAAATCTTTAGCAGAGGTTCTATTTGATTATTACTTTTCGAAAAATATTCTAACTCTACAAGAAGTATGGTCTATTTATGTTAGGATTTTCTTAAACTGCGATACACGAGATGTGGAAAGTGGTTGCTTTGAATCTATTATTCATTTAATTAATTTGAATCTACTAGCTGACAACACTTTTTTGAGTAActcaaaatatttggatATAGTACTCTCTTTAAGCAAAGTCTTCAGCAGCTACGAAGTGAACAATAGAAGTATGAATACATTATCAAGGTATTTGAGGCACTTTCAACATATGCATGAAGTAATGTTGCCGCATTTGAGTGACACTGCAAAGACTCAAATGTTGTATTATATTTTAGGTTGTTCTGATACTTACCAAAACTCTTCTAAAAATGGTTCTACTTCAAGTTTAAAGTATGGCATTGATGCGAAGCCTGAGACACAGTGGCTTACATTACTACAGCTTGACTTGACGTATATTTTAATCAATGACTTAAGTTCTACTTTTGCCACTGAGGAAAATACTGTTAAAGAGATTAGAGATAAACTGGTTGATCTAGCGACATGTGAAATCTTCACAATACGTGTTCATACGgtggaaattttaaaagttttccTGAATAACTGTCCAGAATATCTTTCGGAGACCATTGAAAACTCTTTACGTGCATTGTCTACTGACTTCAAATCGACGGGcaaatttgtttttcatAGAAATCATGGACATGCTTTCATAATAGCAAACCTAATCAAAGATGCCGAGAGTGACTATATTTCTTATGAGTTGATCATGAGAATTACGGTTTTTTCCACTTCATTCATTAAGAATAATACTACATCTACCTCTTCCAATTTATACTTCAAAGGTCTTTTATGCTGGATATTATTAATAGGATTGATGAATTATAAAGATGAACAATATTTGAAACTACAGATTCCCCaactatttcttttctggaaAGTTCTATTAACACATACTTACACATACCACGACGAGGATGAATTGTACAAGAATTTAGAAATCCGAAATCATGCTTTGACCTGTTTATTAACATATTTAAGCAATACGACAATTGATAAAGACATGGCCAAGCAAGTATCATATTTGCTGACTAAGTGCTCCAATTTTAACCATTCCATTgatttgaaatcaaaaaacaTTGATAATGCCCTACTGCATAATGAAAACAGAATTTTGCAGGTATATCTCAAGCTGGAGAAGTACATAAATAGCGATTTTAATAGTTCTTTACTAATATTAATcgtgaaaaatttttcagatccCAATCTTTACACAGAATCAAGTACTTCCGTTTTGAACAGCATAAAAGACATTCGTAACAGGAAAACGAGTAACAAGGATGACACGGAAAATAATGTGGTGTTAGAATCCTCGATTAATACTTTACTCCGTCAAAACAACGGCTTTGCATTCGGTCTATCCAGTAAAATAACCGGGGACCGTATTGTAAACTTATCAATGTCCACTACTTATAAATACGATGAACCAATAAGTGGAAGCTGGCCATCCAAAGATTACAACTGGTACAATATTTTCGAAATGGAAGTATCAAAGCCAATTTCTCCAATTTTATCTCTGGATTCGTTGATCCTGCTATATGGATCTGGGTCTTATTCTCAGATTGACCGCTACGCACCTCAAGTCACTACATCTCTAATAGACTCTTCTATGGAGCTCTTTTCATCTGTGTTCCCCTTTTTGAATAGTAAAATACAATACTCTGTTATGGAAACTTTAAATTTGTCcatgttttccaaaatgaCTACACCATTGAGAAGTGTGGCAATAGCTGCCAACGTTTGCAGTGCTTTGCATAGTGCTTTACGCATCatgcaagaaaaaaatttagagTTGGACTATTCAGTAGGGCAATTAATTATCGaatcaataaagaagattcAGTTCTTTAATGACATTTTTCTAACAAAAATTAAGGCTGATTGTGTAGGATTACTTACGGCTGCTATCGCAAGAACATTTGGCGATGAAGAAAGACAAAGGTTTCTTACAGAGCAGTCAAGAATATTCATTAAAAATGTCGCAGATATGGATGAGCCATACTTAAGAATGTTTCATGTCCTATCATTGGCCACAATCTTTAAATATAACTCACAATATGctaattttgaaacatcTTTCGATGTAATTTTTGCATTAATGAAGGATCCACATCCTGTTGTTCATTCATGGTCATTGAAAGCAATGCATGTTCTTCTTGAGAAACACTTAGTGATTGACCTGAAGACGGCAGCTCTGCTACTAAGTTCTATGGAAGAGTTGCTGGTGCAGGATAAGTACGGAGTTTACGGACGCTCTACTCTTCGCTGTAACTATAACAGAGACTTTAATTCTCACGTAGCGATCGGTGAAATTTCAAGGACATTAACTGAAACTGTGGGGCCAAATTTTCTAGAATTAAATACCAAGGTTCTTGATTCGTTCAGAAATATAACACTCTCCCTGTTAATTTCTAATAACATTCTCAACAGCATAAGCAGCATTaaaatgtttgaaaacATAGCTactttcaaaatgaaaaatattctaaaCTATGACAtctttatttcttcctctaAGAGTGTAATTAAAAGTTCAATAGTGACAGGAATAGGGTCATCATATTTTGACACTACATTTACGGGCTCGAATGAGCTCATTCCACGAACTTCAAGTTTAAAAAGCGCCTTTGAAAACTTTGACTTATTGACGTTGTTGTACAAGTTACAGATGGAAGAAATATTCatgaaagaaatggaaaatcTAAGCTGGAGATACCTCGCTCTTTTTCCAGATTCCCGTTCTGTTAAGGATTATTTTACTGAATGGATATTGcatactttcaaaaaagacCATCATTGGTTTGATAAATTATACTCAATTTTTAATATGAGTTTAGGAAGACTATTCCAAAGCTACCACAGGGACGTATCAGCCCTGTTAGAGCTGAATGGTCTAAAAAAACCttcagaaaaagaaattaaaggcGAAGAAGAGGAATCCATAGCGAATGTTAACCAATTGGCCAACACAGATGCCGCTGATTTTGGATCTGAGAACCTGCAGTGGAAGAGCAGACAGATTATCTTAAATCTGATATTAATGTTGTGCTTAGAATCcgaaaaatatgaaaatttgcTTCTTGCCCTCAGCAGCAAAATCGCGGATCTTATTAAAATATCATTTCGTGGATCCACAGTGAGGAATGAAGGCATGAAGCTAACGGGTCTAcatattttgaattttgtaCTGAAGAACTATTCGGTCATGAGGGATCCTCAAATTCCTGAATCGTCGATTTTAGAACAGCAAGAGGCTCAAATAACTAGCGCATTAATGCCTGCGTTTAGTAAAGGAAGCTCACCTACCGTAATGTCCTTTGCTATCACTGTTGCTGCTGAAGTGTTGGCATCCAATATAATGCCACCAGATAAATTGGGAAGAATCTCACAATTATTAATTGACCTTCTTGgtaatttcaaagattctGCTTCCGGTATACGGATAGGAGAAGCTGTAATTGTTACCCCCAAGgcgaaaagaaaaatagaaCTTTCCGTTTTGGATGCATGGGCAGAGGTAGTGCAAAGATCCATTACGTCGTCAAATGAGGCACTTATCTCTTTTACACGGAAATATTGGAGCATTTTGGTTCCATTATGGATCATTTCTCTACGTGAATATATGATGATAAAGTATAATGATAGTGATTCCACTCTGCAATTAAAAAACCagttgaaagaaaatggcCTTATTGAACCGAGAAGTACAAAAATTGAATTATATGAACCAGTCTGGTTAAACTTCGTAGAAGCGCTTGGATGCACTCTCGATTCAGATGTTCAAGTTATTCTGGCATCTCTTAACGATGAGGAATTAGAGTATTTcctctttattttatttagCCAATGTTTGGAGGCTATTGTCAAGAATATTGATGATCATTCAGTTAAAATGCAAGTTTTACCCGCTTTACATAATGTCCTAAAGAGCAATCTCTGCATAAAAAGTATATTTGAGGATGATGTTATTACTGAAGTTGTTGGGATTATGGATAGACTGATTTCTACCGGCGAcagcaaagaagaatttctGCTTGTTGATATCATCAGTGACTTGATCATTGGGTATTCGAAGTGCAATACTACCCCTGAGGCATTTTTACAAGACATTGACAAACTATACGAATTACTGCGACTactgatgatgattatTTCGGAGAGATTGCCATTTATCAAGTATAACGTGCTGACCagtgaagaagataataatgacataaagatCTCCCCCACCGATATTAggttgttgaaaaaaacattcATTGCGTTCGAATCAAATATTAGTAACTTTGACAATATGTTCAAACTAGATCTTTATTCCTGTCTTTTGTTTATCATAGGGAAGATTTATGAATGTAGTCATCGCGAAGTAATAATTCCAATCGTACTTCCACTTTTTAAGGCACTGGTAAAGGCGCTTACGGAGTCTGAGgacgaaaaaaatattgtatTATTAGAAATCTTCTACGGATCAATAAAAGACATTATTTATCATAAGCTGGATTCAAACAACAAGGTTGCAACCATTCTGATATTGCTATCTAATGGGTATTCTAAGCTAAGTTCTCAGGAGCTGAATCACTGCGCAAATATTCTCTCAGAGGCATTGAATAATCCCGCTACACAGCCAATTGCCTTACAAGGTTTCAAGAGAATAATATCAGGTGTTTTTAAATACCCGTTATTACAGTACTTTATGAAGTTGGTTataaaaagattttttcagGATATCAAAACAAACGATTCATTATCGTTAGCAAGCATTAAAAGTAAGTTGATAATTCAGTTCACGGAAGAGGTTATTAAGAAAGATCAATCAAAGGCATCATTGTCAATTGCTTTATGTCTTTCTTTCCTTGCCGCATATCATGGTGCATATGTGGACAAAGTAGACGATGAAGTCGCGAGCGGCATTATGGCTTTGGCAAAACTAGACAAAGATTCATTTAGAGACGCCATTGCCAGTATTATCAGTCCTCAGCAAAAGGCAACTATAGGTTCCGTAATGGAGGCGTACGTTAAAGCACAGTCCCTAGGATCTGTCGAAGAGGCCTTTCAATTGAAGTCTTTCGACTAG